A region of Oxyura jamaicensis isolate SHBP4307 breed ruddy duck chromosome 9, BPBGC_Ojam_1.0, whole genome shotgun sequence DNA encodes the following proteins:
- the KY gene encoding kyphoscoliosis peptidase, giving the protein MVTERGSSAWQQLGGGPAAMGTVDLKEGPSTVAINMMLIVRPEQKGQRDRQADSAGLQDDGNGNNRPQPSQGRDLSGQQASEEPYKQRQTITSYTNEGTQVTVEVHPRNTTPQLFKKLSFRKGSQRQPSLRGQDNKVFERTEAPQPPSGKDLHAYPWDKSSLKSMPVDLQQLEKLDAYALKVNVKSSIEELVQALLKQARTDLEKVRAIWTWICHHIEYDVVGFHNKSQRLCSPIDVLRTGKSVCEGYAALFQQMCSIAGIQCMKLSGYSKGYGYKIGQVFKGDSNHAWNAVYLEGRWHLLDSTWGSGIVNKTSDKFTFRYNEFYFLTHPALFINDHFPNNSNWQLLKPTLTLKEFENTVHCSSDFYKLGLLTVHPDTAVIRTVNGTATISVDCRSSTLFTFSLKGREKHGLLSLRKHGMKLEIYPQSTGRQELEIFAKPSNSPEKVYNQVLQYVVECTSVDKSIHFPKDLDQPVGPSWFSEHQGFLRPSQPDPVIHTNDGRCSFTFTLGKDISILPTLHSDNSGLTEDRRRQHIMQIHRGNQVEFMVHLPHAGNFVLKFFAKKKSDPGNYTYVFNYLITCLNTEVKWPAFPQTYSNWANDYEILEPLSGLLPANRNVQFKLKMHGISKVLVQAKDTHTLTLSRGGFWEGTCNTAGCTELFVMVHENANHNFYSHVLKYEVEAP; this is encoded by the exons ATGGTGACCGAGCGGGGCAGCTCAGCGTGGCAGCAGCTCGGCGGTGGCCCTGCCGCGATGGGTACCGTGGACCTGAAGGAAGGTCCCAGCACCGTGGCGATCAACATGATGCTTATCGTCCGCCCCGAGCAGAAAGGGCAGAGggacagacaggcagacagcGCAG GTTTGCAGGATGACGGAAATGGAAACAACAGACCACAACCGTCACAGGGGAGAGACCTTAGTG GCCAGCAAGCCTCCGAGGAGCCCTACAAGCAGAGGCAAACCATTACTTCGTACACAAATGAAG GAACCCAGGTGACAGTGGAGGTCCATCCCAGGAACACCACTCCGCAGCTCTTCAAGAAGCTCTCCTTCAGGAAAG GTTCCCAGAGGCAGCCCAGCCTGAGAGGCCAGGACAACAAAG TTTTCGAAAGGACCGAAGCCCCACAGCCACCAAGTGGGAAAGACCTGCATG CGTATCCATGGGACAAATCCTCTTTGAAATCCATGCCAGTAGATCTTCAGCAATTAGAGAAGCTGGATGCCTACGCATTAAAA GTGAACGTCAAGAGCAGCATAGAGGAGCTTGTTCAAGCCCTGCTTAAACAAGCCCGGACCGACCTGGAGAAAGTCCGCGCCATATGGACGTGGATATGCCATCACATAG AGTACGACGTAGTGGGCTTCCATAACAAAAGCCAGCGGTTGTGCAGTCCCATAGATGTACTGCGGACGGGGAAGAGTGTTTGTGAGGGATACGCTGCGCTCTTTCAGCAAATGTGCAG CATTGCAGGAATCCAGTGCATGAAACTATCGGGATACTCTAAGGGGTATGGGTACAAGATTGGGCAGGTCTTCAAGGGGGACTCCAACCATGCCTGGAACGCCGTCTACCTGGAAGGAAGGTGGCACTTACTGGATAGCACCTGGGGAAGCGGTATTGTTAACAAGACTTCAGACAAGTTCACCTTCAG aTACAAcgagttttattttctgactcACCCAGCTCTGTTCATTAACGATCACTTCCCAAATAACAGTAATTGGCAGCTTCTCAAACCAACTCTGACGCTGAAGGAATTTGAGAATACCGTGCACTGCAGCAGTGACTTCTACAAGCTGGGCCTGCTGACCGTGCACCCAGATACAGCTGTCATCCGAACAG TCAATGGAACAGCCACCATATCAGTGGATTGCCGCTCTTCCACgttatttacattttcactgaagggaagagaaaaacatggcTTACTGTCTTTGAGGAAACACGGAATGAAGCTGGAGATCTACCCACAGAGTACAGGGCGCCAGGAACTGGAGATCTTTGCCAAACCCTCCAACTCCCCAGAAAAGGTCTACAACCAGGTGTTGCAGTATGTTGTCGAGTGCACGTCTGTGGACAAGAGCATTCACTTCCCAAAGGACCTAGACCAGCCCGTTGGACCAAGCTGGTTCTCAGAGCACCAGGGGTTCCTGAGGCCGTCACAGCCCGACCCAGTCATCCACACCAACGACGGACGGTGCTCTTTCACCTTCACCCTGGGAAAGGACATAAGCATCTTACCCACGCTGCACTCTGATAACAGCGGCCTGACAGAGGATAGGAGAAGGCAGCACATCATGCAAATCCATCGTGGCAACCAAGTTGAGTTTATGGTCCATCTCCCCCATGCAGGGAACTTTGTTCTGAAATTCTTTGCCAAGAAGAAGTCAGATCCTGGCAATTATACCTACGTCTTCAACTACCTCATCACTTGCCTGAACACCGAAGTGAAGTGGCCGGCTTTCCCTCAGACCTACAGCAACTGGGCGAATGACTACGAAATACTGGAGCCACTCTCCGGGCTGCTTCCAGCCAATCGCAACGTGCAGTTTAAACTCAAAATGCACGGGATATCAAAGGTGCTAGTTCAGGCCAAGGACACTCACACGCTGACCCTGAGCAGAGGCGGCTTCTGGGAGGGAACCTGCAACACCGCGGGATGCACAGAGTTGTTCGTTATGGTGCATGAGAACGCCAACCACAACTTCTACTCCCACGTCCTCAAGTACGAGGTTGAGGCCCCGTAA